TGCTTCCATAGCTTTTGATTCTTCTTCCACGAACTCCACCACTACAGGCAAGCTGTAAGAGAGCACCTCCAGCCCCTCGTAGTGAAGCTCACCTGTTGTTCCATAACCCATTATAGACTTCAAAACAGTAGCACCACTAACTCCGTATTCTTTCAGAAGCTCCAGAACCTTCCTATAGGCAGGTTTTCCCTCAAGGCGGTCATCTTCCCTCAGAAATATACGAACGAGCACAAGCTCCATCTGATTTAAATCTTATCACAGGTTCAGGCTGGTAATATATTCTCTCATTATGGTGCAGCTGGAAATTCTCAAAGAGCAGGAGCTGAGCGGTGAGGATATAAAGGAACTTCAGGAAGAGGTGCGCAGGCTTGCAAAGGAAAAGAACGCAGTCCTTCTTGCCCACTACTACCAGAGGCCAGAGGTGCAGGATATTGCGGACTTTGTGGGAGATTCCCTGGAGCTCTCCCGAAAGGCAAGCCAGACAGATGCGGACATAATAGTCTTCTGTGGCGTGCGTTTTATGTGTGAGACAGCAAAAATCGTAAACCCCACAAAGAAGGTCCTTCATCCAAACCCTGAGTCTGGATGCCCCATGGCGGATATGATAAAAGCCGATGATGTGCTCAGGCTAAAAGAAAAGCATCCTGATGCTGAGGTGGTAGCCTACGTGAATACAAACGCGGATGTTAAGGCAGTCTCCGATGTGTGCGTGACCTCTGCCAACGCCATAAGGGTGGTGCAGAAGCTCACCTCAAAGAAGATAATCTTTATCCCAGACCAGGCACTGGGAAACTGGGTCAAAAGGCATGTGCCAGACAAGGAGTTTGTCATATGGCAGGGCTTTTGCCCACCCCACTTTGAGTTTACCGCAAGGGAAGTCATGAAACTTAAAGAACTCTACCCGGATGCAAAGGTGGCGGTGCACCCTGAGTGCCATCCAAAGGTCATAGACATTGCAGACTTTGTGGGCTCAACCTCTCAGATAATCAACTACTCCACCACGTGTGACGCCCAGAGGGTGATAGTGATAACCGAAGTGGGACTAAAGCATACCCTCATGAAGAAAAACCCTTACAAGGAATACATCTTTCCCGAGTCCATGAACTACTGCGGAACTGTCTACTGCTGCACCATGAAGGGTATAACCTTGCCAAAAGTCTACCAGACTCTCAAAGAGGAGATAAACGAGGTTAGCCTGCCGGAGGATATAATAGAGAAGGCAAAAAGACCCATACTGAGGATGCTGGAGCTTTCATGATTACCCGCAGGAAAACCCGTCAGATACAGGTGGGATGGGTAAAGGTAGGTGGAGACGCCCCCATAGTGGTGCAGTCCATGACCTCCACCAAGACCCATGACATAGAAGCAACTCTTGAGCAGATAAGAAGGCTTCAACAGGCTGGCTGTGAGCTCATAAGGGTGGCGGTGCCCCACGAGGAAGACCTGGAGGCTCTGCCAGAAATTGTGAAAAACTCTCCCATGCCAGTAATCGCAGACATTCACTTTGCACCCTCTTATGCCTTCAGGTCTATGGAAAAGGGCGTGCACGGCATAAGGATAAACCCGGGCAACATAGGAAAGGAAGAGATAGTAAGAGAAATTGTGGAAGAGGCAAAAGGAAAAGGCGTTGCCGTTCGCATAGGTGTAAACTCAGGCTCATTGGAGAAAGACCTTCTGGAAAAGTATGGCTATCCCTGTGCTCAGGCACTATTTGAGAGTGCCATGCGCTGGTCTGAAAAGTTTGAAAATTGGGGCTTTTATAACTTCAAGGTCTCCATAAAGGGCTCTGATGTGCTTGAAAACATAAAGGCTAACGAGCTCTTTGCACAGCATACAGACATTCCTCTTCACATAGGTATTACAGAGGCAGGTATGGGCACAAAGGGCATAGTAAAGTCTTCTGTGGGTATAGGTATTCTACTCTACAAAGGCATAGGTGACACGGTGAGAGTTTCGCTCACCGACGACCCCGAAGTGGAAGTGGAGGTTGCTTATAGCATTTTGCAGTCTCTTGGTCTGAGGAGAAAGGGTATAGAGATAATTGCCTGCCCTACATGCGGACGCATAGAAGTGGACCTGCCAAAGGTGGTAAGAGAGGTGGAAGAGAAGTTAAAGCACTTGAACAAGCCTCTTAAAGTTGCTATTATGGGCTGTGTGGTGAACGCCATAGGGGAAGCCCGTGAAGCAGATATAGGACTTGCCTGCGGCAGAGGCTTTGCCTGGCTCTTCAAGGAAGGCAAGCCCATAAAAAAGGTAAGCGAGGAGGAGATGGCTCAGGCGCTGATGGAGGAGGTAATGAAGTATGACTGAAAAAGAAAAGTTTGAAAAACTCGTGCAAAAAGCCCAGCTTGTAGACCAGAATGTTCAGATAAACTTTGTCCTTCTTGACCTCACACCAAGGTGGATGAAGTGCAGGAGGACAAAGAGGATTGTTTTTCAGTTTCACAAATTAGG
The nucleotide sequence above comes from Aquificaceae bacterium. Encoded proteins:
- a CDS encoding DUF190 domain-containing protein → MELVLVRIFLREDDRLEGKPAYRKVLELLKEYGVSGATVLKSIMGYGTTGELHYEGLEVLSYSLPVVVEFVEEESKAMEAIKKLSKHKNLGFITFERAVLWSSS
- the nadA gene encoding quinolinate synthase NadA is translated as MVQLEILKEQELSGEDIKELQEEVRRLAKEKNAVLLAHYYQRPEVQDIADFVGDSLELSRKASQTDADIIVFCGVRFMCETAKIVNPTKKVLHPNPESGCPMADMIKADDVLRLKEKHPDAEVVAYVNTNADVKAVSDVCVTSANAIRVVQKLTSKKIIFIPDQALGNWVKRHVPDKEFVIWQGFCPPHFEFTAREVMKLKELYPDAKVAVHPECHPKVIDIADFVGSTSQIINYSTTCDAQRVIVITEVGLKHTLMKKNPYKEYIFPESMNYCGTVYCCTMKGITLPKVYQTLKEEINEVSLPEDIIEKAKRPILRMLELS
- the ispG gene encoding flavodoxin-dependent (E)-4-hydroxy-3-methylbut-2-enyl-diphosphate synthase: MITRRKTRQIQVGWVKVGGDAPIVVQSMTSTKTHDIEATLEQIRRLQQAGCELIRVAVPHEEDLEALPEIVKNSPMPVIADIHFAPSYAFRSMEKGVHGIRINPGNIGKEEIVREIVEEAKGKGVAVRIGVNSGSLEKDLLEKYGYPCAQALFESAMRWSEKFENWGFYNFKVSIKGSDVLENIKANELFAQHTDIPLHIGITEAGMGTKGIVKSSVGIGILLYKGIGDTVRVSLTDDPEVEVEVAYSILQSLGLRRKGIEIIACPTCGRIEVDLPKVVREVEEKLKHLNKPLKVAIMGCVVNAIGEAREADIGLACGRGFAWLFKEGKPIKKVSEEEMAQALMEEVMKYD